A genomic segment from Desulfurispirillum indicum S5 encodes:
- a CDS encoding LysE family translocator, protein MLPLEVMITFSVAALVLALVPGPDNFYVLSVSALQGRVSGYCVILGLCTGLILHSMAVALGAAVIFQTSALAFTLLKYCGAAYLVYLAWQAFRSRGEGNGCVSVPRARLRSLYTRGILMNISNPKVSLFFLAFLPQFADPARGSIPLQIVLLGGLFILSTILVFGAIASLAGAAGACLGRRPGLYAITRNMAALVFLALAARLITAQR, encoded by the coding sequence ATGCTCCCACTGGAAGTCATGATCACGTTCAGCGTGGCAGCGCTGGTGCTGGCACTGGTCCCCGGTCCCGATAACTTTTATGTGCTTTCGGTATCGGCCCTGCAGGGCCGGGTGTCAGGCTACTGCGTTATCCTGGGCCTCTGCACCGGCCTGATTCTGCACAGCATGGCGGTGGCCCTGGGTGCCGCCGTGATCTTTCAGACCTCCGCCCTGGCCTTTACCTTGTTGAAGTACTGCGGGGCGGCCTATCTGGTGTACCTGGCATGGCAGGCCTTCCGGTCGCGGGGAGAGGGGAATGGGTGCGTGTCGGTGCCCCGTGCACGCCTGCGTTCGCTCTATACGCGCGGAATTCTCATGAATATCTCCAATCCCAAGGTATCGCTTTTCTTTCTGGCCTTTCTGCCACAATTTGCCGACCCTGCCCGAGGCTCCATTCCACTGCAGATAGTGTTGCTTGGCGGCCTTTTTATCCTCTCCACCATTTTGGTTTTCGGTGCCATTGCCAGCCTGGCCGGAGCGGCAGGTGCCTGCCTCGGGCGCAGGCCAGGATTGTACGCCATAACCAGGAATATGGCGGCCCTGGTCTTTCTGGCGCTGGCAGCGCGGCTGATCACCGCCCAGCGCTGA
- a CDS encoding NCS2 family permease, whose amino-acid sequence MLESMFRLSANKTNVRQELMAGVTTFVTMGYIIFVNPAMLSDAGMNFNAVLFATCVSAAIATILMGLYANYPFALAPGMGINAYFTYGVVLGMGYDWQTALGAVFISGVAFIILTLIKARELIMNAIPKGIKVGTVLGIGLFIAFIGLKNAGIIVKHPATMVTIGSITQPAVLVAIFGLLLIAVLVSRKIKGAILWGILASTLLAIMTGVSNAPTAVFGVPTLSDVSMTFFQMDIKAAITIGLLEIIFVFLFVDIFDSIGTMTGLSKQAGYLDANGKLPRADKALMADGVGTTVGACLGTSTVTAYIESASGIAEGGRTGLTAVVVGVLFLLALFFTPIIGAVPAVATAPALIIVGALMLQNVRDLDFDDMSEVIPAFLTMIMMPLTFSIATGLAFGFISYPIIKALSGKLRDVSFMVWILGALFVLRFIFLAE is encoded by the coding sequence ATGCTTGAATCGATGTTTCGACTCTCCGCAAACAAGACCAATGTTCGACAGGAGCTCATGGCTGGCGTAACGACCTTTGTCACCATGGGCTATATCATTTTCGTCAACCCGGCCATGCTCTCTGACGCGGGCATGAACTTCAACGCGGTTCTCTTTGCCACCTGTGTTTCCGCCGCCATAGCCACCATTCTCATGGGTCTCTACGCCAATTACCCCTTCGCTCTGGCTCCCGGAATGGGCATCAACGCCTATTTCACCTACGGCGTTGTGCTGGGGATGGGGTACGACTGGCAGACGGCCCTTGGCGCTGTTTTCATCTCGGGTGTGGCCTTTATCATTCTGACTCTCATCAAGGCCCGCGAGCTGATAATGAATGCCATCCCCAAAGGCATCAAAGTCGGCACGGTTTTGGGGATCGGCCTGTTTATCGCCTTTATCGGACTGAAAAACGCTGGCATCATCGTCAAACATCCCGCCACCATGGTCACCATCGGCAGTATCACCCAGCCTGCGGTTCTGGTGGCGATCTTCGGACTGCTTCTCATTGCCGTGCTGGTCAGCCGCAAAATCAAAGGCGCGATTCTCTGGGGAATACTGGCATCAACCCTCCTGGCGATCATGACAGGTGTCTCCAATGCGCCCACCGCCGTCTTCGGCGTTCCCACGCTCTCGGACGTCTCCATGACCTTCTTCCAGATGGATATCAAGGCGGCGATCACCATTGGACTGCTGGAAATTATTTTCGTCTTCCTCTTTGTGGATATCTTCGACTCCATCGGAACCATGACCGGCCTGAGCAAGCAGGCGGGGTACCTGGATGCCAATGGCAAGCTGCCCCGTGCCGACAAAGCGCTCATGGCTGACGGCGTGGGCACCACCGTTGGCGCCTGCCTCGGAACCAGCACGGTTACCGCCTATATTGAAAGTGCTTCCGGTATTGCCGAAGGCGGGCGTACGGGGCTGACCGCCGTAGTGGTGGGCGTGCTCTTTCTGCTGGCACTCTTTTTCACACCGATTATCGGCGCGGTGCCCGCAGTTGCCACAGCGCCAGCGCTAATTATCGTCGGCGCGCTCATGCTGCAGAATGTGCGTGATCTGGACTTTGATGACATGAGCGAGGTCATCCCCGCCTTTCTGACCATGATCATGATGCCCCTGACCTTCAGCATCGCCACTGGACTGGCCTTCGGCTTTATCTCCTACCCCATCATCAAGGCCCTCAGCGGCAAGCTGCGGGATGTCTCCTTCATGGTGTGGATCCTGGGAGCCCTGTTTGTCCTGCGCTTTATCTTCCTGGCGGAATAA